In Spinacia oleracea cultivar Varoflay chromosome 5, BTI_SOV_V1, whole genome shotgun sequence, a single window of DNA contains:
- the LOC110805183 gene encoding transcription factor GTE9 codes for MCYKSKTNMGLLSEAATTVAESDVTRKKLRLKVLVSKPAIKSSQLPQVNCLKNPSVVDGNKKLVGTKVRVMGVCKFSKQVPKVNCGLEKSSVTLNPKIPVVGNRKLNSITGLKRRAEEVLEAPKPKRLKMDRAAIVHCQNILAKLMNHKLSNIFLAPVNPAAWNIDDYFDIIKKPMDLGTIKQKLQQLKYIVVEEFEADVRLTFSNAMLYNPPCHCVHECAKALVEVFDNCWKPVQMKLERLNKEKLGREHKEKLERGHKEKLGKEHKEKLEREHKDIKQRSTPCHLGQLLGKAMPQIKEPVSFSAVKIEHTSTLHMGHHVQECKRMFPNDTKDKHTSDFLSTTGSSDATTKGLEIVPNIEFSPSKALRVAQMKSRFAETILKAQRHTLLEPGGEADKTIWQQEKESLQRKQHEEKARIEARIRAAKSAARLNEESELKRKRQEAREEARMAIRKMERSVNIDDNYQVLKDLESLMGTSLVVVCNDRRSLATMWSHVDNDILRSPLERLGLFIKEEYSVGDDDYTLVEEEDLEEGEFYC; via the exons ATGTGTTATAAGTCGAAGACGAATATGGGGTTATTATCTGAAGCAGCAACAACTGTTGCCGAAAGTGATGTGACAAGAAAAAAATTGAGGTTAAAAGTTCTTGTAAGTAAGCCTGCTATAAAATCTTCACAATTACCTCAAGTAAACTGCTTGAAGAATCCATCAGTAGTTGATGGCAACAAGAAGCTCGTCGGAACTAAAGTGCGTGTGATGGGAGTATGTAAATTCTCAAAACAAGTGCCTAAAGTGAACTGTGGCCTCGAAAAATCTTCAGTAACTCTCAATCCGAAAATTCCTGTTGTTGGCAATAGGAAGCTTAACTCTATTACCGGATTAAAGCGTAGAGCTGAGGAAGTGTTAGAAGCTCCTAAACCAAAGAGGTTGAAGATGGATCGTGCTGCAATAGTACATTGTCAGAACATTCTTGCAAAGCTAATGAATCATAAGTTGAGTAACATATTCCTTGCCCCTGTAAATCCTGCTGCCTGGAACATTGACGACTATTTTGACATAATTAAAAAACCTATGGATCTTGGCACCATTAAACAGAAATTGCAGCAACTCAAATACATTGTTGTTGAGGAGTTTGAGGCTGATGTGAGGCTCACATTTTCTAATGCAATGTTATACAATCCTCCTTGCCATTGTGTTCATGAATGTGCCAAGGCACTTGTCGAGGTGTTTGATAATTGTTGGAAGCCTGTTCAAATGAAATTGGAAAGGTTGAACAAAGAGAAATTGGGAAGGGAGCACAAAGAGAAATTGGAAAGGGGGCACAAAGAGAAATTGGGAAAGGAGCACAAAGAGAAATTGGAAAGGGAGCACAAAGATATAAAGCAGAGGAGCACTCCTTGTCACCTTGGTCAGTTGCTTGGAAAGGCTATGCCACAAATCAAAGAGCCTGTATCTTTCAGTGCTGTAAAG ATTGAACATACTTCCACATTGCATATGGGTCACCACGTTCAAGAGTGCAAACGTATGTTTCCCAATGATACTAAGGATAAACATACTTCTGATTTTCTTTCAACAACTGGTTCTTCTGATGCTACTACCAAAG gcTTGGAAATTGTACCCAATATTGAATTCTCTCCGTCAAAGGCTTTACGTGTGGCACAAATGAAGAGTAGGTTTGCAGAAACCATACTGAAGGCCCAACGTCACACTTTGTTGGAACCG GGTGGTGAAGCTGATAAAACAATTTGGCAACAAGAAAAGGAGTCATTGCAAAGGAAACAACATGAAG AGAAAGCTAGAATTGAGGCTCGAATTAGGGCTGCCAAATCAGCTGCAAGATTAAATGAAGAATCTGAActcaaaaggaaaagacaagAAGCGAGGGAGGAAGCCAGGATGGCTATTAGAAAG ATGGAACGATCAGTCAACATTGATGACAACTATCAAGTTCTGAAAGATCTTGAGTCTCTGATGGGAACATCTTTAGTAGTCGTGTGCAATGATCGTAGGTCCCTTGCTACTATGTGGAGTCATGTAGACAATGATATACTTAGGAGCCCATTAGAGCGTCTTGGTTTATTCATCAAGGAAGAGTACAGTGTTGGTGATGATGACTACACGTTAGTTGAAGAGGAAGATCTGGAAGAAGGGGAGTTTTATTGTTGA
- the LOC130461550 gene encoding uncharacterized protein: MNLMGSLPLQIPYYNESDSRLSLERPYYNESHSSLPLQIPYYNESDSRLTLERPYYNESHSSLPLQIPYYNESDSRLTLERPYYNESHSSLPLQIPYYNESDSRLTLERPYYNESHSSLPLQIPYYNESDSRLTLERPYYNESHGLSLERPYYNESHSSLPLQIPYYNESDSRLTLERPYYNESHSSLPLQIPYYNESDSRLTLERPYYNESHSSLPLQIPYYNDSYCDLTLQRLYYNESHSSLTMQIPYYMSTMSGIAG, from the exons ATGAATCTCATGGGTAGCTTGCCTTTGCAAATACCTTACTACAATGAGTCTGATAGTAGGTTGTCTTTGGAAAGACCTTACTACAATGAGTCTCATAGTAGCTTGCCTTTGCAAATACCTTACTACAATGAGTCTGATAGTAGGTTGACTTTGGAAAGACCTTACTACAATGAGTCTCATAGTAGCTTGCCTTTGCAAATACCTTACTACAATGAGTCTGATAGTAGGTTGACTTTGGAAAGACCTTACTACAATGAGTCTCATAGTAGCTTGCCTTTGCAAATACCTTACTACAATGAGTCTGATAGTAGGTTGACTTTGGAAAGACCTTACTACAATGAGTCTCATAGTAGCTTGCCTTTGCAAATACCTTACTACAATGAGTCTGATAGTAGGTTGACTTTGGAAAGACCTTACTACAATGAGTCTCATGG GTTGTCTTTGGAAAGACCTTACTACAATGAGTCTCATAGTAGCTTGCCTTTGCAAATACCTTACTACAATGAGTCTGATAGTAGGTTGACTTTGGAAAGACCTTACTACAATGAGTCTCATAGTAGCTTGCCTTTGCAAATACCTTACTACAATGAGTCTGATAGTAGGTTGACTTTGGAAAGACCTTACTACAATGAGTCTCATAGTAGCTTGCCTTTGCAAATACCTTACTACAACGACTCTTATTGTGACCTGACTTTGCAAAGACTTTACTACAATGAGTCTCATAGTAGCTTGACTATGCAAATACCTTACTACATGTCTACAATGAGTGGCATAGCAGGTTGA
- the LOC110805179 gene encoding eukaryotic translation initiation factor 4E-1, with product MAVEELEKSMATTDNEGKREVDDDLEEGEIINEGGDVAVAKPSKSVSHPLENSWTFWFDNPSAKSKAAAWGSSIRPIYTFSNVEEFWSLYNNIHHPSKLGVGADFHCFKDKIEPKWEDPICANGGKWTVTFSRGKSDTAWLYTLLAMIGEQFDHGDDICGAVINVRARQEKIAIWTKNAANEAAQLSIGKQWKKFLDYNESIGFIFHDDAKKHDRGAKNRYSC from the exons atGGCAGTAGAGGAGCTTGAGAAATCAATGGCGACGACAGATAATGAAGGGAAGAGAGAGGTCGACGATGATTTAGAGGAAGGCGAGATTATCAACGAAGGAGGAGACGTCGCCGTTGCAAAACCCAGCAAATCAGTTAGTCACCCACTTGAGAATTCTTGGACTTTCTGGTTCGATAATCCTTCTGCTAAGTCGAAGGCAGCCGCTTGGGGTAGCTCTATTCGTCCCATTTACACCTTCTCCAATGTCGAAGAGTTCTGGAg CCTTTACAACAATATACACCATCCAAGCAAGTTGGGCGTAGGTGCAGATTTTCACTGTTTCAAGGATAAAATTGAGCCAAAATGGGAGGATCCAATCTGTGCTAATGGAGGCAAATGGACTGTTACCTTCTCGAGGGGAAAATCTGATACAGCCTGGCTCTACACA CTATTGGCAATGATTGGAGAGCAATTTGATCATGGAGATGACATCTGTGGAGCAGTTATCAATGTGAGGGCTAGGCAAGAAAAAATAGCCATATGGACCAAGAATGCTGCCAATGAAGCTGCTCAG CTGAGCATTGGAAAACAGTGGAAGAAGTTCCTTGATTACAACGAGAGTATTGGATTCATATTTCAT GATGATGCAAAGAAGCATGACAGGGGTGCCAAGAATCGTTACAGTTGTTGA